The Corynebacterium qintianiae genome has a window encoding:
- a CDS encoding polysaccharide deacetylase family protein, protein MALPGIEQTVASPIKTIALTFDACGGPHGSLIDESLLTTLQQHNVSATLFWNKRWIDANPRRAQEIAANPLFQIENHGTAHKPLSVNGRAAYGIPGTASVAELIDEIEDNREFMKEFLGVESNWFRSGTAHYDDTAVQIARDLGVSIAGFAVNGDAGATLSAPQVAQNLVRSAPGSIAILHMNQPAHGTASGVAAAIPQLRAAGYTFVRLGAAPARSP, encoded by the coding sequence ATGGCGCTGCCGGGAATCGAGCAAACAGTTGCCTCGCCGATCAAAACGATAGCCCTCACATTCGACGCGTGCGGAGGGCCGCACGGTTCGCTCATCGATGAATCACTACTCACCACCTTGCAGCAGCACAACGTGTCGGCAACGCTGTTCTGGAACAAGCGCTGGATCGACGCAAACCCGCGCCGGGCGCAGGAAATCGCGGCCAATCCGCTGTTCCAGATAGAGAATCACGGGACCGCGCACAAGCCGCTGTCGGTGAACGGCCGCGCGGCCTACGGCATCCCTGGCACGGCCAGCGTCGCCGAGTTGATCGACGAGATCGAAGACAACCGCGAGTTCATGAAGGAATTCCTGGGAGTGGAGTCCAATTGGTTTCGCTCGGGAACCGCGCACTACGACGACACCGCGGTGCAGATTGCCCGGGACCTCGGTGTATCCATCGCCGGGTTTGCAGTCAATGGCGATGCCGGGGCGACACTATCCGCCCCTCAGGTGGCGCAGAACCTGGTGCGCAGCGCACCAGGTTCCATCGCCATCCTGCACATGAATCAGCCAGCTCACGGTACAGCCAGCGGTGTTGCTGCTGCGATCCCACAGCTACGCGCAGCGGGGTACACCTTCGTAAGACTAGGTGCCGCCCCGGCGCGGAGCCCCTAG
- a CDS encoding HNH endonuclease, which translates to MLPSHMRTGRVRLWTHRFLTGSLVTAIVASTSQADAIAQDEAQRLSEEITASAEARSFAVSMLDSAFPASREAAVDALNGSERNWSNYVDTGREIAQQQDLRSIMSTLSSVSGPTVQDRANELLTSGTTEQMGEFIESGWQQAQAQDDRATAWEAAEAPEGSTLKAAADEALRINTPDALAEFAATGQETARAHDRRREVYELTNSPLPTVAANAAEALQVGTDTAIEGFLRYGQFVAATQDAEKMDISQLVEMAITEAETATNENNKAWTQADRAARAAEAARIATEKSRDEALAADAAQNRAGNAAIAAGNLATQSAHVADQAVAASQEARQALRQTADALSRAASASARAQAAAAAAASAANAAAYDAGSAAAARRAAEQARNAAQAAQRSAEAYNYASQAAGYAQSAGRAAGSAAANADAAAAAATNAANAAGVSEAAAAEARAGAARARNAAARARNAANQVDSLVVQIQGLVEEAKTAARDAADHARRAADAADAAAREAGNARYAATFAGQHAQAAADAADKARRNTDLAVKTHQIANVSADQRLEDERAFLKDQALAARDVQDAQDNAAAEERKRRDDLTARMEALTQSLPDSEDSFAPTDQSLGDIRQLALAAAQVGSPAVAGAAKVALEGNTDDDLIDFAFYSYPDAVATDDLNEVSYIALHDPDENIRAAADEMGYEDDTTIARFLNDELPQMRLPGLITQTWQLRESAGPATQAAADEALRTNTFDALNTFVNGGGYEQARYTDQLQEAYALTQSGGKEVAIAAEAAVTGDRAGLNEFITIEQYRRAMYDHQRDAHNADIDALLELGKNAALTASQQAAQAQEAHQRALGSAAQADQYAQQAQQWAGQAQQSAQLAQTHVASAQQALTFAKQQQQRAHDAAASAEADAAQATDNADQATAYAATARTAANNAAASASAARQSANAASRDAAAASQAANDAYNAAWQLELSELEQARSAAAEGLITTETQSSLEKIRNAIGKENLDLILDLIGVNDVLKCFRGQVSGCIWAAVGVVPFGKAAKIAKAMPAIRRLIAKAGDIKHAFSNSHVTKALNEALIPAACRIRGTIAHTAGTPTYTPAIYRPTAGTTSLYATAASQCPIPSTVQKVGLSNRNPINAQFAGGPYRNNDPKQLPLKFQQEYPEGVRISPRGFPEFTRYRHPYNPEVMTGRATDTDLKIKPTGDSQKDIRAADKELGITEAYRKKYELTWHHHEDCGRMQLIPTYLHDQVRHTGGMAVWPTLPNWPNCT; encoded by the coding sequence ATGTTGCCATCCCATATGCGCACCGGACGAGTCCGCCTGTGGACGCATCGTTTTCTCACAGGATCACTGGTCACCGCGATCGTGGCATCAACCTCCCAGGCCGATGCCATCGCCCAGGACGAAGCACAGCGACTGTCCGAGGAGATCACTGCTTCAGCTGAAGCACGTTCGTTTGCTGTCAGCATGCTCGATTCCGCGTTTCCCGCCTCACGCGAAGCTGCAGTAGACGCCCTGAACGGCTCCGAGCGGAACTGGTCGAACTACGTCGATACAGGGCGCGAGATTGCACAGCAGCAGGACCTGCGCAGCATCATGTCCACACTGTCATCTGTTAGCGGGCCAACGGTGCAGGACCGCGCCAACGAACTTCTCACCTCGGGCACCACCGAACAGATGGGTGAGTTCATCGAGTCAGGATGGCAACAAGCCCAAGCACAAGACGACCGTGCAACTGCATGGGAAGCCGCCGAAGCCCCCGAGGGCTCCACTCTAAAAGCAGCCGCTGACGAAGCACTGCGGATCAACACACCGGACGCGCTCGCCGAGTTCGCGGCCACAGGGCAGGAAACAGCACGCGCGCATGACCGCCGGCGCGAAGTCTACGAGCTGACGAACTCACCACTGCCGACAGTTGCGGCCAATGCCGCGGAAGCACTGCAGGTGGGAACAGATACCGCAATCGAGGGGTTCTTACGCTACGGCCAGTTCGTCGCGGCAACCCAAGATGCCGAAAAGATGGACATTTCCCAACTTGTCGAAATGGCCATCACAGAAGCTGAAACCGCCACAAACGAAAACAACAAAGCGTGGACACAAGCCGATCGTGCCGCGCGCGCAGCCGAAGCGGCCCGCATTGCCACGGAAAAATCCCGCGATGAAGCACTCGCCGCCGACGCCGCCCAAAACCGGGCCGGAAACGCTGCAATTGCGGCAGGTAACCTCGCCACCCAGTCAGCGCACGTCGCCGATCAGGCAGTAGCCGCCTCCCAGGAGGCACGCCAAGCACTTAGGCAGACAGCCGATGCTTTGTCCCGTGCTGCCTCCGCCTCCGCGCGCGCCCAAGCCGCCGCAGCGGCGGCAGCCTCAGCTGCTAACGCCGCAGCATACGATGCAGGTTCCGCTGCGGCAGCGCGCCGCGCTGCTGAACAGGCACGCAACGCTGCTCAAGCCGCGCAGCGATCCGCCGAAGCATATAACTATGCCTCCCAAGCCGCAGGCTATGCCCAATCCGCTGGACGCGCCGCAGGATCAGCGGCAGCAAACGCTGACGCCGCCGCAGCAGCAGCAACCAACGCCGCCAATGCGGCAGGAGTCAGTGAAGCCGCCGCGGCCGAAGCCCGAGCCGGCGCGGCCCGTGCCCGCAACGCCGCGGCCCGAGCCCGCAACGCCGCCAACCAGGTAGATTCCCTTGTTGTCCAGATTCAGGGCCTGGTCGAAGAGGCAAAAACCGCCGCACGCGACGCTGCCGACCACGCACGCAGAGCCGCCGACGCCGCCGACGCCGCCGCTCGCGAAGCGGGAAATGCACGCTACGCCGCCACATTTGCTGGACAACATGCCCAGGCAGCAGCCGATGCAGCAGATAAAGCACGCCGCAACACAGACCTCGCGGTCAAAACGCATCAGATTGCAAACGTAAGCGCCGACCAACGCCTCGAAGACGAACGCGCATTCCTGAAAGATCAAGCCCTCGCAGCACGCGACGTTCAAGACGCCCAAGATAACGCCGCGGCTGAAGAGCGCAAACGCCGTGACGACCTCACAGCCCGCATGGAGGCGCTGACCCAGTCACTTCCTGACAGCGAGGACAGCTTTGCCCCCACCGATCAATCTCTCGGTGATATCCGTCAACTCGCGCTTGCTGCAGCCCAAGTTGGATCCCCCGCTGTAGCGGGAGCGGCGAAAGTAGCCCTCGAAGGCAATACTGACGACGACCTCATTGACTTCGCCTTCTACTCCTATCCCGACGCGGTCGCTACTGATGACCTCAACGAAGTCAGCTACATCGCCCTGCACGACCCGGATGAAAACATCCGCGCCGCCGCCGACGAAATGGGCTACGAGGACGACACCACAATCGCGCGCTTTCTCAACGACGAGCTTCCCCAGATGCGCCTGCCCGGTCTCATTACGCAAACCTGGCAACTGCGTGAAAGCGCCGGACCAGCCACGCAAGCCGCCGCGGACGAGGCACTGCGCACCAACACATTTGATGCCCTTAACACCTTTGTCAACGGCGGTGGATACGAACAAGCCCGCTACACCGACCAGCTGCAGGAAGCCTACGCCCTGACACAATCCGGAGGGAAAGAAGTCGCAATCGCCGCCGAAGCGGCAGTAACCGGCGACCGTGCAGGTCTCAATGAATTCATCACCATCGAGCAATACCGCCGCGCGATGTACGACCACCAGCGCGACGCCCACAACGCCGATATTGACGCGCTACTCGAACTCGGCAAAAACGCGGCCCTTACCGCCTCCCAGCAAGCCGCCCAAGCACAAGAAGCCCACCAACGCGCCCTGGGGTCTGCAGCCCAAGCCGACCAGTACGCACAGCAAGCGCAGCAATGGGCAGGACAAGCCCAACAATCAGCACAACTCGCCCAAACCCACGTCGCCTCCGCGCAACAAGCACTAACCTTCGCCAAACAACAGCAACAACGAGCCCACGACGCTGCGGCCTCAGCCGAAGCCGACGCAGCCCAAGCAACCGACAACGCCGATCAAGCCACCGCATATGCCGCCACCGCCCGCACCGCAGCGAACAACGCCGCAGCCTCCGCCTCAGCCGCACGCCAATCCGCCAACGCGGCCAGCCGTGATGCCGCCGCTGCATCACAAGCCGCCAACGATGCCTACAACGCGGCATGGCAACTCGAGCTATCCGAACTCGAGCAAGCCCGCTCCGCAGCCGCAGAAGGACTCATCACCACCGAGACGCAAAGCTCCCTCGAGAAAATCCGCAACGCGATCGGAAAAGAAAACCTCGATCTTATACTCGACCTCATCGGGGTAAATGACGTTCTTAAATGCTTCCGCGGACAAGTGAGCGGATGCATCTGGGCAGCAGTCGGGGTTGTACCCTTCGGCAAGGCAGCGAAAATCGCCAAAGCCATGCCCGCCATCCGCAGGCTAATCGCTAAAGCCGGCGACATTAAACACGCGTTCAGTAATTCACATGTCACAAAAGCGCTCAACGAAGCGCTTATCCCCGCCGCCTGCCGCATCAGAGGAACCATCGCCCACACCGCAGGAACGCCTACCTACACCCCTGCGATCTACCGCCCTACTGCTGGGACCACAAGCCTCTACGCAACAGCCGCTTCACAATGCCCAATCCCATCCACAGTGCAAAAGGTCGGACTTTCCAACCGTAACCCGATAAATGCCCAGTTCGCAGGCGGACCTTATAGGAACAATGACCCTAAACAACTTCCCCTAAAATTCCAGCAGGAGTATCCGGAGGGTGTCCGCATCAGCCCGAGAGGATTCCCTGAATTTACTAGGTACCGGCACCCTTACAACCCGGAAGTAATGACAGGAAGAGCAACGGACACAGACCTTAAGATTAAACCCACCGGAGACAGCCAGAAAGATATAAGAGCAGCGGATAAGGAATTGGGGATCACCGAAGCATATCGCAAGAAATACGAGCTTACATGGCACCATCATGAGGACTGCGGGCGCATGCAGCTCATCCCGACATATCTGCATGATCAAGTTAGGCACACAGGCGGCATGGCTGTCTGGCCCACGTTGCCTAACTGGCCCAACTGCACGTAA
- a CDS encoding LGFP repeat-containing protein, which yields MTVAPAPADVFHGYWIGGRIEETYHRLGGWGRFGDATTPESVSAWNGRFQVFQRDASIYWHPNVDGGTAHQVGGRIRDKWGDLGWENAALGYPVTDELQTPDGVGRFNHFQGGSIYWSPNTDAHQIWGGIRDKWAAQGWETGPLGYPTTDELTTPDGKGKYNHFQNGSIYYSPAGGVHTVSGKIRDYWAKAGWEKSPLGFPSSDPYTAGGGIKQNFIGGSIQAFEPTGVALEKFDNKAYSSYRQVYPLFAKEDLPRWHAAGAHRELIQNMDKYFPLTGCPKEITQGAVCTLSGVGGRSGKVTVDRISDTGFTLKTAADHPEGAGRLLTIRFDEVTAPPADEKNLVFDTADIKTRYTGSNKTWIRLIVESSGPTASTQVQGPFSSEHIGTQIWGPFASTLRTTLDKSTTTYVPLTP from the coding sequence TTGACCGTTGCCCCCGCCCCGGCAGACGTGTTCCACGGCTACTGGATCGGCGGCAGGATTGAGGAGACCTACCACCGCCTCGGTGGATGGGGCAGGTTCGGGGATGCCACCACACCCGAAAGTGTCTCCGCATGGAACGGCCGCTTCCAAGTCTTCCAACGCGACGCCTCCATCTACTGGCACCCCAACGTCGATGGCGGCACCGCCCACCAGGTGGGCGGTCGCATCCGTGACAAATGGGGCGATCTCGGGTGGGAAAACGCTGCCCTGGGCTACCCCGTAACCGATGAGTTGCAAACACCTGACGGTGTGGGCCGGTTCAACCACTTCCAGGGCGGATCAATCTACTGGTCGCCGAACACCGACGCACACCAGATCTGGGGCGGAATCCGCGACAAATGGGCGGCGCAAGGATGGGAGACCGGGCCGTTGGGCTACCCCACTACCGATGAGTTGACCACCCCGGACGGAAAAGGCAAGTACAACCACTTTCAGAACGGATCGATCTACTACTCGCCTGCTGGCGGGGTGCACACTGTTAGCGGGAAGATTCGTGACTACTGGGCCAAAGCCGGCTGGGAGAAAAGCCCCCTCGGATTCCCGTCGTCGGATCCGTACACCGCCGGCGGCGGGATAAAACAAAACTTCATCGGTGGTTCCATCCAAGCATTCGAACCCACCGGGGTAGCCCTGGAAAAGTTCGACAACAAGGCCTACTCCAGCTACCGGCAGGTCTACCCCCTTTTCGCAAAAGAAGACCTTCCTCGCTGGCACGCCGCGGGCGCACACCGCGAACTGATTCAGAACATGGACAAGTACTTCCCGTTGACGGGGTGTCCGAAAGAAATCACCCAGGGCGCGGTATGCACCCTTAGCGGTGTCGGTGGGCGCAGCGGAAAAGTCACCGTTGACCGTATCTCGGATACCGGATTCACCCTAAAAACAGCCGCCGACCACCCCGAGGGCGCTGGTCGCCTGCTGACCATCCGGTTCGACGAGGTCACCGCCCCACCGGCGGATGAGAAAAACCTCGTCTTCGACACCGCCGACATCAAAACCCGCTACACCGGATCGAACAAAACCTGGATCCGCCTCATCGTCGAATCCTCCGGACCGACAGCATCCACCCAGGTACAAGGACCGTTTAGCTCCGAGCACATCGGCACGCAAATCTGGGGGCCGTTCGCAAGCACCCTGCGCACCACGCTGGATAAATCCACCACCACCTACGTCCCGCTGACCCCCTAA
- a CDS encoding transcriptional regulator has translation MAHPRNELDPVLANPLRFSLLASLSNVVDMTFKELRDHLDTTDSTVSKHSTALEEAGYIRIKKGFVGKTPQTRLSITKTGEQALTHHLATLNHIAQGG, from the coding sequence ATGGCGCATCCCCGAAACGAACTCGATCCCGTACTGGCCAACCCCCTGCGCTTTTCCCTCCTCGCCTCCCTGTCCAACGTCGTGGACATGACCTTCAAAGAACTGCGCGACCACCTCGACACCACCGATTCCACCGTGTCGAAGCACTCCACAGCCCTGGAAGAAGCAGGTTACATCCGCATCAAGAAGGGATTCGTGGGAAAGACCCCGCAAACCCGGCTATCCATCACCAAAACCGGCGAGCAGGCCCTCACCCACCACCTCGCCACCCTCAACCACATCGCCCAAGGCGGCTAA
- a CDS encoding IS6 family transposase encodes MRWYCRYGVSYRDLEEMMTERGVPVDHTTIYRWVQKYAPELDKHTRWYRQVPDWQARSWRVDETYIRVGGTWCYLYRAITAGGQTLDFYLSPKRNVAAAKRFLAKTLRSNTTAGSPRVINTDKAPALAKAISELKSEGICPQTVEHRQVKYLNNVLEGDHGRLKRILGPKGAFKNRTSAYRTLKGMEAMHSLRKGQGTMFAYGHPNPDAVIVNRVFETA; translated from the coding sequence GTGCGGTGGTACTGCCGCTACGGGGTGAGCTACCGCGATCTCGAAGAAATGATGACCGAGCGGGGTGTGCCAGTCGATCACACCACGATCTACCGCTGGGTGCAGAAATACGCCCCTGAGCTGGATAAGCACACTCGGTGGTACCGGCAGGTACCCGACTGGCAGGCCCGGTCCTGGCGGGTGGATGAGACCTATATCCGGGTCGGCGGCACGTGGTGCTATCTCTACCGGGCTATTACCGCCGGTGGGCAGACCCTGGACTTTTATCTCTCTCCGAAGCGCAATGTCGCGGCGGCCAAGCGTTTCCTGGCCAAGACGCTGCGATCGAATACGACAGCCGGGTCCCCGCGGGTCATCAACACCGACAAGGCACCAGCTCTGGCCAAGGCAATATCCGAGCTGAAGTCAGAGGGAATCTGCCCTCAGACGGTGGAGCACCGGCAGGTGAAATACCTGAACAACGTTCTCGAGGGAGATCATGGCCGGTTGAAACGAATCCTGGGACCGAAGGGGGCGTTCAAAAATCGGACGTCTGCCTACCGGACGTTGAAAGGGATGGAAGCGATGCACTCATTGCGGAAAGGTCAGGGCACGATGTTTGCTTATGGGCACCCCAATCCGGACGCGGTGATCGTCAACCGGGTCTTCGAGACGGCCTGA
- a CDS encoding AbfB domain-containing protein: protein MHTRLPRLAHAAVAAAAALMTTAAFTAPALAQTTVDTIAGDGGLTQQTCGTQPQQIRVDSSSVQGMSACFGLTAPTGWVAVNITGSYGVVNNLTVPVAVAFKLPDGAVYFQQTIQPGQVKSVDVDRRGSTIVELQVTPVATSTGTSTATLTPTADKSNVITLRSAGKLAPGRVLRISWAGVVLSALDRNSGFNDRLDASFTVVPALDGTQCVSLESAAYPGVFLTMSTTGAVQTATNPAPKSATWCASEATTTPTGVHLANASNQTRLLAAATGGKVTTSTTRSLETVWFSDQALALPGK, encoded by the coding sequence ATGCACACTCGCCTGCCCCGCTTGGCGCACGCTGCTGTCGCCGCAGCAGCAGCCCTGATGACCACCGCCGCGTTTACTGCCCCTGCACTGGCACAAACCACCGTCGACACCATCGCCGGTGACGGCGGGTTAACCCAGCAAACCTGCGGGACGCAACCGCAACAAATCCGCGTCGACTCGTCATCCGTGCAAGGCATGTCCGCCTGCTTTGGGCTCACAGCACCCACGGGGTGGGTCGCGGTCAACATCACCGGCTCCTACGGCGTAGTCAACAACCTCACCGTCCCCGTTGCCGTGGCCTTCAAACTGCCCGACGGCGCCGTCTACTTCCAACAGACCATCCAACCTGGCCAGGTCAAAAGCGTTGATGTTGACCGCCGTGGGTCAACCATCGTCGAGCTGCAAGTCACCCCCGTGGCAACCTCCACCGGCACATCCACCGCCACGTTGACACCGACAGCCGATAAATCCAACGTCATCACCCTGCGCAGCGCAGGAAAACTAGCGCCCGGACGTGTCCTGCGCATCAGCTGGGCAGGAGTGGTGTTAAGCGCACTGGATCGCAATAGTGGGTTCAACGACCGACTGGATGCATCCTTTACTGTTGTTCCTGCTCTCGACGGCACACAATGCGTCTCCTTAGAGTCCGCCGCCTACCCGGGAGTCTTTCTGACAATGAGCACCACAGGAGCGGTGCAAACAGCAACCAACCCCGCACCAAAATCCGCGACCTGGTGTGCCAGCGAGGCAACAACGACACCCACCGGGGTGCATCTGGCTAACGCCTCAAACCAAACCCGCCTCCTTGCCGCCGCAACCGGTGGAAAAGTCACCACCAGCACCACACGCAGCCTCGAAACTGTGTGGTTTAGCGACCAGGCCCTCGCACTGCCCGGAAAGTAG
- a CDS encoding RNA helicase: MTEENPQSRYVPKTSKPPTAGQIAAAKLIVKRDREGKGKVKITPKIEYLANYS; this comes from the coding sequence ATGACCGAGGAAAACCCGCAGTCCCGCTACGTTCCCAAGACGAGCAAGCCACCAACTGCCGGCCAAATTGCCGCCGCGAAGTTGATTGTAAAGCGCGATCGGGAGGGCAAGGGAAAGGTCAAGATCACTCCCAAAATTGAGTACTTGGCAAACTACTCGTAG
- a CDS encoding GTP pyrophosphokinase: protein MDKQAKLWRDGKPYDVDVIDEFLAFNAGVIEELMTLTDLTIGSFIIPISNDTGLQVTPDSNAYLLTSRVKTKATLLQKLRRMSETPLTNIHDIAGIRFDCDLTLTEQTKVAKAFAEGFEMSGAKKVEVKDLRNSPHSGYRAVHLHIRFEAGRAEMQIRTALQSKWANLYEEAADILGRGIRYLDEGESVPPGAEAIVDNLQGASLLVERVEELSDTEKVSRDPEVKKLRGEVYGMLESIHGNLKEVRLEFGE, encoded by the coding sequence GTGGACAAGCAGGCCAAACTGTGGCGAGATGGCAAACCATACGACGTTGATGTAATCGACGAATTCCTCGCTTTCAACGCCGGGGTAATCGAGGAGCTGATGACTCTCACGGATTTGACGATCGGTAGTTTTATTATTCCGATTTCAAACGATACCGGCCTGCAGGTCACACCAGACTCGAACGCATACCTCCTCACTTCTCGCGTCAAAACTAAGGCCACTTTGCTGCAGAAATTGAGAAGAATGAGCGAGACACCGCTGACGAACATTCACGACATTGCGGGAATTCGATTCGATTGCGACCTCACTCTCACTGAACAGACGAAGGTCGCTAAAGCCTTCGCCGAGGGATTTGAGATGAGTGGAGCGAAAAAAGTTGAAGTCAAAGATCTGCGCAATTCCCCGCACTCGGGATACAGAGCAGTTCACCTCCATATTCGATTTGAAGCCGGGAGAGCAGAGATGCAAATAAGGACTGCGTTGCAATCCAAGTGGGCGAATCTGTACGAAGAAGCTGCGGACATTCTCGGGAGGGGTATCCGGTACCTGGATGAGGGAGAGTCAGTGCCTCCAGGTGCTGAAGCGATCGTCGACAACCTTCAGGGTGCGTCTTTGCTGGTTGAACGTGTTGAGGAGCTTTCAGACACCGAAAAGGTGTCGAGAGATCCGGAGGTCAAGAAACTTCGTGGAGAGGTCTATGGCATGCTTGAAAGCATCCATGGGAACCTCAAAGAGGTCAGGCTCGAGTTTGGCGAATAG